From Neospora caninum Liverpool complete genome, chromosome VIII, a single genomic window includes:
- a CDS encoding elongation factor Tu GTP-binding domain-containing protein, whose product MEALRAGSRQHPSSNIRNVCILAHVDHGKTCLSDRLLSVNGLISEASAGKVRYLDSREDEQRRQITIKASVVSLFFRRPDPDANGAEPERSPGPSSSRCCASRSSPATSADAGGAPAPQEADASSQCTSGSPQDGGRSPRAEAAKPDGLARHVPCYVVNLVDCPGHVDFASEVSAAVRLCDGCLLLVDAVEGVGPQTVAALQQAWNERVVPLLVLTKIDKLIQKLCLTPSEAYAHCQAIIEQVNAHLHQQIHSEFIAATPAFPADSALEEEEACPGTGSESPTGGTQGDQEVNAKASKAGGEAAKSAGLFACHGDPSGEFVYFRGDVEEKLEFHPARGNVLFVSSLHGWCLHLPSFARQNLLGLLQLPLAVLPRLLPALWGDFYLKRTSKASAGAQTVSASSASSSEKSRTEGAGFEIRKAPAFARQPRIVEQLVLGNIWKVYEAAASPATGQGSGSSGRAAGEKLERLWKMIDALEIPASSKACVKAEVKHIVAVQSQVLLGGRGSRERGARGDDGSALGERADEDLTEDIVKAIMTRWLPVGETVLGVIVDRIPNPLSAARQRLAYLCPSFQRTLGGPVGPQLLRLQREQMKALAVKSEIPEASETPPGKVRREPPSSPDASCRSLGSRPEACFAKPPLVLLHVAKFLAADQKMLRLTGDRLQGAEHFSGFVGLCRVFVGTLRRGAVLYVCTENSADDLEGLGGELLSGKSLASGHGTEEGEASGSLTGSGAGGPETGSPGARSGTREAFSVRQIYVLFGQDLKPIDAAASGSVVAVSLRPRKKKGVAKAWERSGNPASDRPVGSPSGVHTAEKSAREGDGSKPEKKAFEEFLGAERDEAPTDESESSDEESEESVRDVTAWLQSLRDRNRPLLLQHQGGFFSSPAGVGSACAGPGHVAGVTSLHRCVTLSSWPTCPSLLTPYSKASSAIVRVAVEPQRLEDAQQFVKGMARLYVADPSIELSVLDSGEFLMGCCGEVHLETCLRDLQGLYAEVPITISPPMVAIRETLAPFASLSRSGDASAGLASAGPASGIAPHNVFCSVSLRIPFPPWAKAPLLHPGASASAAAPFPAFASPAGTLPGASADNAAWCPSGTGADLAATFASPEASDGRALLPSRAPVNGFASSPFAPAFETQPQSPQAARDCAGSLASGAAVDRGEGERQGGGRGGEDAVAAWLAKRATELQPEGVCAWTAGHQLGILLRAEPMPPEVTTWLTDASREINAVLKSRVPSRRFLRSEDLRSSPGDSDPAAPASSGARPGGASAAGSLNAPNLLQEAMERIAAAFRAEWVHSGRRCPSQEPAQGGPDCGPEPESAGAASPSTGQRFGPSAREQGSASSRGGAPEGRTPFPGHLWGLALSAGACTALLASHACRLVVPSSPSSGDSGAGSAGGEKRGATPAEGRVDGTPGGARGGQGGDKTDSAPPGWRELRGLEEWRLAHSYGADAVAWASDSSGAVLKRVVPALVSGFELASLSGPLAEERVRGVAFIVEALVYHSPSLGSAAGGSCASSPSGTRRAGASRVLDAVPGGKEEFFADTASLASVDSASRTLCSANSGMPYGPFSGQAMSTMKEACRRALLQRGRCRIYEAMIRFTLTCEQRVLGKVYGVLSRRRSKIYKEGLLDGQTSLFVVDGCLPTSEAVGIARELRSKASGHVSLQMQFSHWEILDEDPFPEACMTEEELEDEGVAGVAALASQICARRIINSIRKTKGLPTEEKVVAAAEKQRTLTRNK is encoded by the exons ATGGAAGCCTTGCGTGCTGGGTCACGGCAGCATCCGTCCTCCAACATTCGCAACGTTTGCATCCTTGCCCACGTCGACCACG GCAAGACTTGCCTCTCGGATCGCCTGTTGAGTGTCAACGGGCTCATCAGTGAGGCTTCAGCAGGAAAGGTTCGCTACCTGGATTCTCGCGAGGATGAACAGAGGCGGCAAATCACCATCAAAGCAAGCGTAGTTTCGCTGTTCTTCAGGCGTCCAGACCCTGACGCGAACGGTGCAGAGCCGGAGAGATCTCCGGgaccgtcttcttctcggtgcTGTGCCTCACGTTCCTCTCCCGCCACGTCTGCTGATGCTGGCGGCGCTCCAGCACCCCAGGAGGCAGATGCCTCTTCTCAGTGCACTTCCGGTTCTCCGCAGGATGGAGGGCGCTCGCCCCGagccgaggcagcgaagcCCGACGGCCTCGCCCGGCACGTGCCGTGCTACGTGGTCAATCTCGTGGACTGTCCAGGGCATGTCGACTTTGCCAGTGAG GTGTCGGCGGCGGTGCGTCTCTGCGACGGCTGCCTCCTCCTGGTAGATGCGGTTGAGGGGGTGGGGCCCCAGACAGTCGCCGCCCTCCAGCAGGCATGGAACGAGCGAGTGGTGCCTCTTCTTGTGTTGACGAAAATCGACAAGCTGATTCAGAAGTTGTGCCTGACTCCTAGCGAGGCGTATGCGCATTGCCAAGCAATTATCGAGCAG GTCAATGCACATCTTCACCAGCAGATTCATTCGGAGTTCATTGCGGCCACGCCTGCGTTTCCGGCCGACTCCGCcctcgaagaagaggaggcctGCCCAGGCACAGGCTCAGAGTCCCCGACCGGTGGGACGCAGGGCGACCAAGAAGTcaacgcgaaggcgagcaaagctggcggcgaggccgcgaagtCCGCCGGTCTGTTTGCGTGTCACGGAGATCCCTCGGGAGAGTTCGTCTACTTTCGTGGCGACGTAGAAGAGAAACTCGAATTCCATCCAGCCAGAG GTAAcgtccttttcgtctcttcacTCCACGGATGGTGCCTCCATCTTCCCTCGTTCGCCCGGCAAAATCTCCTCGGGCTTCTCCAACTCCCGCTAGCTGTgctccctcgcctcctcccggCGCTCTGGGGCGACTTTTACCTGAAGCGCACGTCGAAGGCGTCTGCCGGCGCTCagactgtctccgcctcgtccgcgtcgtcttctgAGAAGTCCCGGACGGAGGGCGCCGGGTTCGAGATTCGCAAGGCCCCGGCCTTTGCCCGGCAGCCGCGCATCGTGGAACAACTCGTTCTAGGCAACATCTGGAAAGTGTACgaagcagctgcgtcgcccgCGACTGGGCAGGGTTCCGGATCCAGCGGAcgcgcagcaggcgagaagcTCGAGAGACTGTGGAAGATGATCGACGCTTTGGAGATCCCCGCCAGTTCGAAGGCCTGCGTGAAGGCAGAAGTTAAGCACATCGTCGCAGTGCAGAGCCAGGTGCTCCTCGGCGGAAGAGggtccagagagagaggcgcacgcggcgACGACGGCTCAGCTCTCGGGGAACGAGCGGACGAAGACTTAACTGAGGACATCGTTAAGGCCATCATGACGCGCTGGCTTCCCGTCGGGGAAACTGTCCTG GGCGTCATTGTCGACCGCATTCCGAACCCGCTATCGGCGGCTAGGCAGCGCCTGGCGTATCTCTGCCCATCTTTCCAGCGGACGCTTGGCGGTCCTGTGGGGCCCCAGCTGCTGCGGTTGCAGCGCGAGCAGATGAAGGCGCTCGCGGTGAAGTCAGAGATCCCGGAAGcttcggagacgccgccgggCAAGGTGCGGAGAGAACCGCCCTCCTCGCCAGATGCCTCGTGCCGTTCGCTCGGTTCTAGGCCTGAAGCCTGTTTCGCGAAACCTCCCTTGGTACTGTTGCACGTGGCCAAGTTTCTTGCCGCCGACCAGAAGATGCTGAGACTCACAGGAGATCGATTGCAAg gtgCCGAGCACTTCAGCGGCTTCGTCGGTCTCTGCCGTGTCTTTGTCGGGACGCTTCGCCGTGGCGCCGTGCTCTACGTGTGCACGGAGAATTCTGCCGATGACCTGGAGGGACTCGGCGGCGAGCTCCTGTCTGGCAAGTCTTTGGCGAGTGGTCAcgggacagaggaaggcgaggcctcGGGGTCCCTCACTGGAAGCGGAGCCGGCGGTCCTGAGACAGGATCCCCAGGCGCGCGTTCCGGAACGCGCGAGGCGTTCTCTGTGCGTCAGATCTACGTCCTCTTTGGACAAGACCTGAAACCGATTGATGCAGCCGCAAGCGGCTCTGTCGTGGCCGTCAGTCTGCGTCCTCGCAAAAAGAAAGGTGTAGCGAAAGCGTGGGAGCGTTCGGGAAATCCGGCATCTGACCGCCCCGTCGGGTCGCcgtcgggtgtacatacagctgagaagagcgcgcgcgagggcgacggctcGAAgccggaaaagaaggcgttCGAGGAATTTCTGGGGGCCGAGCGCGACGAAGCACCCACGGACGAGAGCGAGTCCAGTGACGAGGAATCGGAGGAATCTGTTCGGGATGTCACAGCGTGGCTCCAGTCGCTCCGCGACCGCAATCGGCCTCTCCTGTTGCAGCACCAGGGCGGCTTTTTTTCCAGTCCCGCAGGCGTCGGCTCCGCATGCGCGGGGCCAGGCCACGTGGCGGGCGTGACGAGTCTCCATCGGTGTGTGACGCTGAGCAGCTGGCCGACCTGTCCGTCGCTTCTCACGCCGTACTCAAAGGCGTCCTCGGCGATAGTTCGCGTGGCCGTCGAGCCTCAGCGTCTGGAAGATGCCCAGCAGTTTGTCAAGGGAATGGCGCGTCTGTACGTCGCAGACCCGTCGATCGAGCTCTCTGTCCTGGACAGCGGCGAGTTCCTCATGGGCTGCTGCGGGGAGGTCCACCTGGAGACGTGCCTTCGAGACCTTCAGGGCTTATACGCGGAGGTGCCCATCACAA TTTCTCCCCCGATGGTGGCCATTCGCGAGACGTTAGCGCCGTTCGCCTCCCTGAGCCGGAGCGGCGATGCGTCAGCgggcctcgcctccgccggtCCCGCGAGTGGGATCGCGCCCCACAACGTCTTCTGCTCCGTGTCGCTGCGTATCCCTTTCCCGCCGtgggcgaaggcgcctctgCTGCATCCAGGCGCTTCTGCGTCAGCGGCCGCTCCCTtccccgccttcgcgtctcccgcgggGACTCTCCCAGGCGCCTCAGCCGACAACGCTGCGTGGTGCCCGTCTGGGACAGGCGCCGACCTCGCGGCGACTTTTGCTTCTCCGGAGGCATCTGACGGACGCGCCCTGCtgccctcgcgcgcgccggtGAAcggcttcgcgtcttctccgttcgccCCGGCCTTCGAGACGCAGCCGCAGTCCCCACAGGCTGCGCGCGACTGTGCTGGAAGCCTGGCCAGTGGCGCGGCAGTGGACaggggcgagggagagaggcagggcggcggccgaggcggcgaggacgcagttGCTGCTTGGTTGGCGAAGCGCGCGACAGAGCTGCAACCAGAGGGCGTCTGCGCGTGGACGGCTGGTCACCAGCTGGGCATTCTGCTGCGGGCGGAGCCCATGCCGCCTGAAG TGACCACGTGGCTGACCGACGCGTCTCGAGAGATCAACGCCGTTCTCAAGTCGCGTGTCCCGTCTCGCCGGTTCCTCCGCAGTGAAGATCTGCGGTCGTCGCCCGGTGACTCGGACCCCGCCGCTCCGGCTTCCAGCGGTGCGCGGCCGGgaggcgcctcggccgcgGGTTCGCTGAACGCTCCGAACCTCCTTCAAGAAGCGATGGAACGCATCGCCGCAGCATTTCGAGCGGAGTGGGTGCATAGCGGCCGGCGGTGTCCTTCCCAGGAGCCAGCTCAGGGTGGGCCAGACTGCGGCCCGGAACCCGAGTCGGCCggcgctgcgtcgccttccaccGGCCAGCGGTTTGGCCCGTCCGCGCGAGAACAAGgaagcgcgtcttctcgcggagGGGCTCCAGAAGGCCGCACGCCATTTCCGGGACATCTTTGgggcctcgcgctctccgcgGGGGCGTGCACCGCTCTGCTCGCGTCCCACGCGTGTCGCCTGGTGGTGCCGAGCTCTCCGAGCtccggcgacagcggcgcgggCAGCGcaggaggggagaaaagaggcgcgaCGCCCGCGGAAGGCCGAGTGGACGGGACGccgggaggcgcgcgaggaggGCAGGGCGGCGACAAAACGGACAGCGCTCCTCCAGGCTGGCGAGAACTGCGCGGCCTAGAGGAGTGGCGGCTGGCGCACTCGTACGGGGCAGATG CGGTCGCGTGGGCGTCGGATTCGAGCGGCGCCGTCTTGAAGCGGGTGGTCCCTGCGCTTGTCTCGGGTTTCGAGCTCGCTTCGCTTAGCGGCCCGCTGGCTGAAGAGCGTGTGCG aGGCGTCGCGTTCATCGTCGAAGCTCTCGTGTACCACAGCCCCTCTCTCGGCTCCGCGGCCGGAGGCAGctgcgcgtcgtcgccgagTGGAACGCGCAGAGCGGGGGCGAGTCGAGTTCTCGACGCGGTTccgggaggaaaggaagagttTTTCGCGGACACAGCCAGCCTCGCTTCCGTCGACTCGGCCTCTCGCACGCTCTGCTCGGCGAACTCTGGGATGCCGTACGGCCCGTTCTCCGGCCAA GCGATGTCCACGATGAAGGAGGCGTGCAGGCGAGCTCTCCTGCAGCGAGGACGGTGCCGCATCTACGAGGCCATGATTCGTTTCA CCTTGACCTGCGAACAGCGTGTGCTGGGGAAAGTCTACGGCGTGCTgtcgaggcgaaggagcaAAATCTACAAAGAGGGCCTTCTCGACGGCCAAACGTCGCTCTTCGTTGTTGACGGCTGCCTACCCACCTCGGAGGCGGTTGGCATCGCGCGAGAACTTCG CTCCAAGGCTTCCGGCCACGTCTCCCTCCAGATGCAATTTTCCCACTGGGAAATCCTTGACGAGGACCCGTTCCCTGAGGCGTGCATGACCGAGGAG GAGTTGGAGGACGAAGGGGTGGCTGGAGTTGCCGCCCTTGCCTCTCAAATCTGCGCAAGGAGAATCATCAATTCCATTCGGAAAACAAAG GGCCTCCCTACGGAAGAAAAGGTTGTGGCGGCAGctgagaaacagaggacTCTCACGAGGAACAAATGA